The nucleotide window TGACGTCCGCGGCTGCGAGGGCCCAGCTGCTCATGATCATGGTGTAAGGCGTTGTCGTGCCGGGATCGGCGATGTTCTGAGCCACGGTTCGGTGAGCGGCGGCGAGTTCGGGGTCGGGGCCCTCGAGGTGTGTGCAGTTCAGCGCCAGCAGGCCGTAGGGGGTGACGCTGGGCAGGCTGGGTTGCGGGACGCCCATTTTCCCCGGCACATGTGCTCCCCAGCCGCCGTCGGCGCAGCGTAGTTCGAGGACGCGCCGGCGTGTGTCCTGGAGCTGCTCGGGTGGACGCTGGGTGGCCAGGGCGATGGTGGCCACCGCTGTGGGTTCCAGGAATCCGGTGGTGCCGTAGCACCAGCCCCACAGGCCGGGCGTGAGCTCGGCGGCGTCGAGCCAGTCGCTCGCCCGGCTGATGGCCGGTCCGATCCGGGCGTCGTGGTCGCCGGGGGCGCACAGGTGCAGAGCCGTCAGCGCCCGGGCGGTGGTGATGTCGCTGGGCGTGCCGGGGACGTTGGGCCATCCACCGTCCTGGTTCTGGGCGGCCAGGAGAAAGGCGATGGCCTGTTCCACGGTCCGTGCGCTCGTGGCCGCGCGCGAGAGCCCGGCAGGCGTCAGAGCGGTGCAGGCCAGAAGGGCCCAGCAGGTGGCTTCCACCCGGGCCTGAGCGCCGGAGCGCAGGTAACTCCAGGATCCGTCGGCATGCTGGGCGGCAGCCAGGGCATGGATGACGGTCTCGGCCGGGCCGGATCCTGGGGGTGCGGGCATCCTGTCAGGTCTCCTCGGCGGCTGTGGCCGGATCGGGCGCAGGGGCGGACAGGTGTGGTGGCGAGCCGTTCTCGGGAACCGCTGCCGGTACGTCCTCCTCCTGGAGTTTCCAGACGAAGGCGACGCCTCCCTTGGGGAACACCCATTCGTCCAGCTCCACCATGACGGTGTGCGGATCCTCCCGGGGGAGGGTCTCGATCACCGGTTTCTCGCCGGAGACGAAGAAGTCGTAGGTGAGGACGTTGGCGATGTCGGTGCGGGCGTAGTTGAAGGTCAGGGTGATGCCCTTGGTCGGGCGCACGGCCGTGTAGAAGAAGACGTGGTCGCGGCGGCTGA belongs to Kineosporia corallincola and includes:
- a CDS encoding prenyltransferase/squalene oxidase repeat-containing protein: MPAPPGSGPAETVIHALAAAQHADGSWSYLRSGAQARVEATCWALLACTALTPAGLSRAATSARTVEQAIAFLLAAQNQDGGWPNVPGTPSDITTARALTALHLCAPGDHDARIGPAISRASDWLDAAELTPGLWGWCYGTTGFLEPTAVATIALATQRPPEQLQDTRRRVLELRCADGGWGAHVPGKMGVPQPSLPSVTPYGLLALNCTHLEGPDPELAAAHRTVAQNIADPGTTTPYTMIMSSWALAAADVTTHPDVIAGCRSALGHFIHHETTGGERLWLMAMAAYVLTLLPATT